In Excalfactoria chinensis isolate bCotChi1 chromosome 20, bCotChi1.hap2, whole genome shotgun sequence, a genomic segment contains:
- the TMEM240 gene encoding transmembrane protein 240 isoform X4, whose amino-acid sequence MDMNALLDRFHNYILPHLRGEDRVCHCNCGRHHVHYVIPYDGDQSVVDSSENYFVTDNVTKQEIDLMLGLLLGFCISWFLVWMDGVLHYAVRAWRTSRRYDNSWSWIPKFCNLKEFRKRHHRQYEEATGNMVHIKQKLYHNGHPSPRHL is encoded by the exons ATGGACATGAATGCGTTGCTGGACAGATTTCACAATTACATCCTACCGCATCTGAGAGGGGAAGACCGAGTTTGTCACTGCAACTGTGGCAG GCACCACGTCCATTACGTCATTCCATATGACGGGGATCAGTCCGTGGTGGACTCGTCGGAGAACTACTTTGTGACTGACAATGTAACCAAGCAAGAGATCGATCTGATGCTGGGACTGTTGCTGGGTTTTTGTATCAGCTGGTTTCTGGTGTGGATGGATGGGGTTCTCCACTACGCTGTGCGAGCCTGGAGGACCAGCCGGCGGTACG aCAATTCCTGGTCTTGGATTCCAAAGTTTTGTAACTTAAAGGAGTTCAGAAAACGTCACCACAGGCAGTACGAGGAGGCGACCGGGAACATGGTGCACATCAAACAGAAGCTGTACCATAACGGGCATCCCAGCCCGAGGCACCTCTAA
- the TMEM240 gene encoding transmembrane protein 240 isoform X3: MSMNANTMIFMILGASIVMAIACLMDMNALLDRFHNYILPHLRGEDRVCHCNCGRHHVHYVIPYDGDQSVVDSSENYFVTDNVTKQEIDLMLGLLLGFCISWFLVWMDGVLHYAVRAWRTSRRYDNSWSWIPKFCNLKEFRKRHHRQYEEATGNMVHIKQKLYHNGHPSPRHL, translated from the exons ATGTCCATGAATGCAAACACCATGATTTTCATGATCCTGGGCGCCTCTATCGTTATG GCAATAGCTTGCTTGATGGACATGAATGCGTTGCTGGACAGATTTCACAATTACATCCTACCGCATCTGAGAGGGGAAGACCGAGTTTGTCACTGCAACTGTGGCAG GCACCACGTCCATTACGTCATTCCATATGACGGGGATCAGTCCGTGGTGGACTCGTCGGAGAACTACTTTGTGACTGACAATGTAACCAAGCAAGAGATCGATCTGATGCTGGGACTGTTGCTGGGTTTTTGTATCAGCTGGTTTCTGGTGTGGATGGATGGGGTTCTCCACTACGCTGTGCGAGCCTGGAGGACCAGCCGGCGGTACG aCAATTCCTGGTCTTGGATTCCAAAGTTTTGTAACTTAAAGGAGTTCAGAAAACGTCACCACAGGCAGTACGAGGAGGCGACCGGGAACATGGTGCACATCAAACAGAAGCTGTACCATAACGGGCATCCCAGCCCGAGGCACCTCTAA
- the TMEM240 gene encoding transmembrane protein 240 isoform X2, with amino-acid sequence MTASVFGNQTGVNVLFHHPELTRCLGYGLLQAIACLMDMNALLDRFHNYILPHLRGEDRVCHCNCGRHHVHYVIPYDGDQSVVDSSENYFVTDNVTKQEIDLMLGLLLGFCISWFLVWMDGVLHYAVRAWRTSRRYDNSWSWIPKFCNLKEFRKRHHRQYEEATGNMVHIKQKLYHNGHPSPRHL; translated from the exons ATGACCGCTTCAGTCTTTGGCAATCAAACTGGAGTCAATGTTTTATTCCATCATCCAGAGTTGACCAGATGCCTTGGTTATGGGCTCTTACAGGCAATAGCTTGCTTGATGGACATGAATGCGTTGCTGGACAGATTTCACAATTACATCCTACCGCATCTGAGAGGGGAAGACCGAGTTTGTCACTGCAACTGTGGCAG GCACCACGTCCATTACGTCATTCCATATGACGGGGATCAGTCCGTGGTGGACTCGTCGGAGAACTACTTTGTGACTGACAATGTAACCAAGCAAGAGATCGATCTGATGCTGGGACTGTTGCTGGGTTTTTGTATCAGCTGGTTTCTGGTGTGGATGGATGGGGTTCTCCACTACGCTGTGCGAGCCTGGAGGACCAGCCGGCGGTACG aCAATTCCTGGTCTTGGATTCCAAAGTTTTGTAACTTAAAGGAGTTCAGAAAACGTCACCACAGGCAGTACGAGGAGGCGACCGGGAACATGGTGCACATCAAACAGAAGCTGTACCATAACGGGCATCCCAGCCCGAGGCACCTCTAA